Proteins from a genomic interval of Clostridium sp. AN503:
- a CDS encoding YafY family protein, translating into MKNGRLFQILYLLLEHQELTAAWLSEKLEVSQRTIYRDIDALSAAGIPVYAKQGQGGGIRLMEQFQMERQLLDHEEQELLLSALQSLHSVGAADEQHVLSRLTALFQRKPVDWLEVDLDSWGGRQMEKELFAVCRQAIWNRKLMEIEYDNSEGEHSRRMVEPVRLCFRGGCWYLSAWCRSRHALRLFRLNRISGYQVLEETVPVREYPEGEGGSGIKDDVKYPGRSGDSAGIKAFRPEDMISFCLKFTSRAAYQVRDFFPPDEITCQPDGSFLVHTVFPPGRWVTGFLLSFGSEVQILEPEEYRIRLLEEVKQIQKVYET; encoded by the coding sequence ATGAAAAACGGGCGTCTGTTTCAAATTCTATATCTGCTTTTAGAACACCAGGAGCTGACTGCCGCATGGTTGTCCGAAAAACTGGAGGTGTCCCAGAGGACCATTTACCGGGATATTGATGCCCTTTCTGCAGCGGGCATCCCGGTCTACGCAAAACAGGGACAGGGCGGCGGCATCCGACTGATGGAGCAGTTTCAGATGGAGCGTCAGCTGCTGGATCACGAAGAACAGGAGCTTTTGTTGTCTGCGCTCCAAAGCCTGCATTCCGTAGGGGCGGCGGATGAGCAGCATGTGTTATCCCGCCTGACGGCTTTGTTTCAGCGCAAGCCGGTGGACTGGCTGGAGGTGGACTTGGACAGCTGGGGCGGGCGCCAGATGGAAAAAGAACTGTTTGCAGTATGCAGGCAGGCTATCTGGAACCGGAAGCTGATGGAAATCGAATATGATAATTCAGAAGGAGAGCACAGCCGCCGCATGGTGGAACCGGTCCGGCTCTGCTTCAGGGGTGGCTGCTGGTATCTGTCCGCATGGTGCAGGTCACGCCATGCGCTGCGCCTGTTCCGATTAAACCGGATCAGCGGATACCAGGTTCTGGAGGAGACAGTTCCTGTGCGGGAGTATCCGGAAGGTGAGGGTGGGAGCGGAATAAAGGATGATGTGAAGTACCCCGGCAGATCCGGAGATTCTGCAGGGATAAAGGCATTCAGGCCGGAAGACATGATATCCTTCTGCCTTAAGTTCACTTCAAGGGCTGCCTATCAGGTGCGGGATTTCTTCCCTCCGGATGAGATCACATGCCAGCCGGACGGCAGCTTTCTGGTACACACTGTTTTTCCGCCTGGAAGGTGGGTAACAGGATTTCTGCTGTCCTTCGGCAGCGAGGTCCAGATCCTGGAACCGGAGGAATACCGGATACGGCTTTTGGAAGAAGTAAAACAAATCCAAAAAGTTTATGAAACATGA
- a CDS encoding EAL domain-containing protein, producing the protein MKTICVRAVRHGLTLAIPFLVMGSFALLLNNFPSAVYQDLLSRLLGGAVSTLFSTLYEISLGSLSLVLCITISLSYGRLAEATDLNLYPMAALASYLAFCGGIQDQETYIFSAEWVFTATCITLAACILFRILTVQSRRFYRLHTAGAEYLFNISIQSLFPIICMLLLFAAVGYLLRLLWGDANITNFGSYLFMKLFSGMSGNLMGIVLYVLISHVLWFFGIHGTNTLEAVSQRLFEHNVGINQALILAGKAPTEIYSKTFLDTFVFLGGCGCALSLVIALCLSAKRSNNRKLAYVALPSVLFNISEIAVFGFPIIFNFTMLIPFVLTPFILTLISAAAVKLGLVPVVTQSVEWTVPILVSGYKATGSVCGSLLQLFNVMVGVCIYMPFVRRSEQSQTEEFQQAVRQMEKDMAEGEKNGMIPAYLHYSYPRNNYARTLAMDLKNVLKRDQLQLFYQAQVTDQNGLHGAEALLRWKHPVAGYIAPPVLIHLAYESGFLDELGLALLHKACRDARIMEETLTGEMHLSINISPKQLGGEHALERMGELIQSYGLTKVRPVLEITERAAMDVSDRLSAEFGLLHREGIEFSLDDFGMGHNSLLGLQKGFFDEVKIDGQLVTQLLSNERSRDIVAGIIQMSDHLNNRIIAEFVETREQRDMLESLGCHIYQGYYFSKPVELEEFLLYVRTMKKDQI; encoded by the coding sequence ATGAAAACCATCTGTGTCCGTGCAGTGCGCCACGGACTTACTCTTGCGATCCCATTTCTTGTTATGGGATCTTTTGCTCTGCTTTTAAACAATTTCCCCAGTGCGGTTTACCAGGATCTTTTGTCCCGTCTTCTGGGCGGCGCGGTGAGTACGCTCTTTTCTACCTTATATGAGATCAGCCTCGGTTCCCTGTCACTGGTACTCTGTATCACCATCAGCCTTTCCTATGGACGGCTGGCAGAAGCGACAGACTTAAATCTGTATCCAATGGCAGCGCTGGCCTCCTATCTGGCATTCTGCGGAGGGATTCAGGATCAGGAGACCTATATATTCAGTGCGGAGTGGGTCTTTACTGCTACCTGTATCACTCTGGCTGCATGCATACTGTTTCGGATACTGACGGTCCAGAGCCGCAGGTTTTACCGGCTGCACACCGCCGGTGCAGAATATCTGTTCAACATTTCTATACAGAGCCTTTTTCCGATCATCTGTATGCTCCTTCTTTTTGCGGCGGTCGGTTATCTTCTCCGGCTTCTGTGGGGGGATGCGAATATCACCAACTTTGGTTCCTATCTCTTTATGAAGCTGTTCTCCGGTATGAGCGGCAATCTGATGGGGATTGTGCTGTATGTACTGATATCCCATGTGCTATGGTTCTTCGGGATCCACGGGACCAACACTCTGGAAGCTGTGTCCCAGCGCCTCTTTGAACATAATGTCGGCATCAACCAGGCCCTGATCCTTGCCGGGAAAGCTCCAACGGAGATTTATTCCAAGACCTTTCTGGATACCTTTGTATTTTTGGGCGGCTGTGGCTGTGCGCTGAGTCTTGTCATCGCTTTATGCCTTTCCGCCAAAAGAAGCAATAACCGGAAGCTTGCATACGTGGCGCTCCCTTCTGTACTGTTTAATATCAGTGAAATTGCAGTGTTTGGTTTTCCGATCATCTTCAATTTTACGATGCTGATACCGTTCGTCCTGACACCGTTCATACTGACGCTGATCAGTGCGGCTGCAGTAAAACTGGGGCTGGTGCCTGTGGTCACCCAGTCGGTGGAATGGACGGTCCCAATCCTGGTCAGCGGTTACAAAGCAACTGGCTCTGTATGCGGCAGCCTCCTGCAATTATTTAACGTGATGGTCGGCGTTTGTATCTATATGCCTTTTGTGAGGCGCAGTGAACAAAGCCAGACAGAGGAATTCCAGCAGGCTGTCCGCCAGATGGAAAAAGATATGGCCGAAGGTGAGAAAAACGGGATGATCCCCGCTTATCTCCACTACAGCTATCCCCGCAATAATTATGCCAGGACACTGGCTATGGACTTAAAGAATGTATTAAAACGGGATCAGCTCCAGCTGTTTTACCAGGCACAGGTGACAGATCAGAATGGACTGCATGGTGCGGAGGCTCTTCTGAGGTGGAAACATCCGGTAGCCGGTTATATCGCCCCGCCAGTCCTGATCCATCTGGCCTATGAGAGCGGTTTCCTGGACGAATTGGGCCTTGCTCTGCTCCACAAAGCCTGCCGTGATGCCCGGATCATGGAAGAAACACTTACAGGCGAGATGCACCTTTCCATAAATATTTCGCCCAAACAGCTTGGCGGTGAACATGCCCTGGAGCGCATGGGTGAGCTGATCCAGTCATACGGACTGACAAAAGTCCGGCCTGTACTGGAGATCACGGAACGGGCGGCTATGGATGTTTCCGATCGGTTGAGTGCAGAATTTGGTCTCCTGCACCGTGAGGGGATTGAGTTTAGCCTGGATGATTTTGGTATGGGACATAATTCTCTGCTGGGTCTTCAAAAGGGATTTTTTGATGAGGTAAAGATAGATGGACAGCTGGTGACCCAGCTGCTCTCCAATGAGCGTTCCCGGGATATCGTCGCCGGGATCATCCAGATGTCAGACCATTTAAACAACCGGATCATTGCAGAATTTGTGGAGACCCGCGAGCAAAGGGATATGCTGGAATCTCTTGGCTGCCATATCTATCAGGGGTATTATTTCAGCAAGCCTGTAGAGCTTGAGGAATTTCTTTTGTATGTGCGGACAATGAAAAAAGATCAGATCTGA
- the uraA gene encoding uracil permease, with protein sequence MANKRIIQVEEKVPFQLLLPLSIQHMFAMFGASVLVPFIFGISPAIVLFMNGVGTLLFIAITKGKAPAYLGSSFAFLAPAGIVISTWGYEYALGGFVAVGFCGCVLALIIYKFGTEWIDVVLPPAAMGPVVALIGLELSASAASNAGLLDEVINPKNVTVFLVTLGVAVFGSIVFRKFLSVIPILIAVLAGYAAAVLCGIVSFESVAAAPWFALPNFTAPKFNAEAILIILPVILVIASEHIGHQVVTSKIVGRDLLKDPGLHRSLFADNFSTMLSGCIGSVPTTTYGENIGVMAMTGVYSVRVIAGAAILSIICSFVGKLSMLISTIPGPVIGGISFLLYGMIGTSGLRILVDSKVDFGKSRNQALTSVIFVTGLSGIAVKIGNIQLTGMVLACVVGMLLSLSFYILDKLRLTNDREED encoded by the coding sequence ATGGCTAACAAACGAATTATTCAGGTGGAGGAGAAGGTGCCGTTTCAGCTGCTGCTGCCGCTGAGCATCCAGCATATGTTTGCAATGTTTGGCGCATCGGTGCTGGTACCATTTATCTTCGGCATCAGCCCTGCGATCGTTCTGTTTATGAACGGCGTGGGAACCTTGCTTTTCATCGCGATCACCAAGGGAAAGGCGCCGGCATATTTAGGCTCCAGCTTTGCATTCCTTGCACCTGCGGGAATTGTTATCAGTACCTGGGGGTATGAATACGCGCTGGGCGGCTTTGTGGCGGTTGGTTTCTGTGGATGCGTACTTGCGCTGATCATCTATAAGTTCGGTACGGAGTGGATCGATGTCGTCCTTCCGCCGGCAGCTATGGGACCAGTAGTGGCCCTGATCGGCCTGGAGCTGTCCGCATCGGCAGCCAGCAATGCAGGACTTTTGGACGAGGTCATCAATCCTAAGAATGTAACGGTGTTTCTGGTGACCCTGGGCGTTGCCGTGTTCGGTTCCATCGTATTCCGCAAATTTTTATCCGTAATCCCGATTCTGATCGCCGTGCTTGCAGGATATGCGGCGGCGGTTCTGTGCGGGATCGTGAGCTTTGAGAGTGTAGCGGCGGCGCCGTGGTTTGCACTTCCCAATTTTACAGCGCCTAAATTCAACGCAGAGGCGATCCTGATCATCCTTCCGGTTATCCTGGTGATCGCATCTGAGCACATTGGGCATCAGGTAGTAACCAGCAAGATTGTGGGACGCGATCTCTTAAAAGATCCGGGACTTCACCGGAGCCTGTTCGCAGATAACTTTTCCACCATGCTCTCCGGTTGTATCGGATCGGTCCCGACAACCACCTATGGTGAGAATATCGGCGTTATGGCTATGACAGGCGTGTACAGTGTACGTGTTATCGCTGGCGCGGCGATTTTATCCATCATCTGTTCCTTTGTGGGCAAGCTGTCCATGCTGATCAGCACGATCCCCGGGCCGGTCATCGGCGGCATCTCCTTCCTGCTGTACGGTATGATCGGAACCTCCGGCCTGCGTATCCTGGTGGACTCCAAAGTGGATTTCGGCAAGTCCAGGAACCAGGCATTGACCTCCGTGATCTTCGTGACGGGACTGTCCGGTATCGCCGTCAAGATCGGCAATATCCAGCTGACCGGCATGGTCCTTGCCTGCGTCGTAGGTATGCTTTTAAGTCTGTCCTTCTATATTCTGGACAAACTGAGACTGACCAACGACAGGGAAGAGGATTAA
- a CDS encoding methionyl aminopeptidase: MKLLGRNDPCWCGSGKKYKNCHFEFDSKCSLCRLSGHPVPSHALIKTPEQIIKIKESAAVNIAVLDYVAEHIGPGTTTEEIDRWVYDETTKRGAIPAPLNFEGFPKSVCTSVNEEVCHGIPSPDVVLKEGDIINVDVSTNLDGYYSDSSRMFCIGNVSPEKRKLVDVTKEAVELGLAQVKPWGFLGDVAQAINDHAKKNGYSVVREIGGHGVGLEFHEEPWVSFIAKRGTEMLMAPGMMFTIEPMINMGRADIYEDDENGWTIRTDDGLPSAQWEIQVLVTEDGHEVIAW; the protein is encoded by the coding sequence GTGAAATTATTGGGAAGAAATGATCCATGCTGGTGCGGCAGCGGCAAGAAGTATAAAAACTGCCATTTTGAGTTTGACAGCAAGTGCAGCCTCTGCCGTCTGAGCGGCCATCCGGTCCCCTCCCACGCGCTCATCAAGACGCCGGAACAGATTATAAAAATCAAAGAGAGCGCTGCCGTCAACATTGCCGTGCTGGATTATGTTGCAGAACATATTGGCCCCGGCACCACCACGGAGGAGATTGACCGGTGGGTCTATGATGAGACCACAAAACGCGGCGCCATACCGGCGCCGCTGAACTTTGAGGGATTCCCCAAAAGTGTTTGTACCTCCGTCAACGAGGAGGTCTGTCACGGGATACCATCCCCGGACGTAGTCTTAAAGGAGGGCGATATCATCAACGTGGATGTTTCGACTAATTTAGACGGCTACTATTCGGATTCCTCCAGGATGTTCTGTATCGGGAATGTTTCCCCGGAAAAGCGGAAACTGGTAGATGTGACGAAGGAAGCTGTGGAGTTGGGACTGGCCCAGGTGAAGCCGTGGGGATTTCTTGGAGATGTGGCTCAGGCGATCAACGACCACGCAAAAAAGAACGGCTACAGCGTCGTCCGGGAGATCGGCGGACATGGCGTCGGCCTGGAGTTCCATGAGGAACCATGGGTCAGTTTTATAGCGAAGAGGGGTACGGAGATGCTGATGGCGCCGGGTATGATGTTCACCATTGAACCGATGATCAACATGGGCCGCGCCGATATCTACGAAGATGATGAGAATGGCTGGACCATCCGCACCGACGATGGCCTGCCCTCCGCCCAGTGGGAGATCCAGGTACTGGTTACGGAGGACGGCCATGAAGTGATCGCGTGGTAA